The Candidatus Methylomirabilota bacterium nucleotide sequence GCGCCCGAGGCTCCGGGCAGGCTTGGTGAGCCGGTCGAGATGGCCCTGGGCCGCCTCGCCCTCCGCGGCGTCCGGCAACGCGATCGCGTCAAGGAGTCTGGACAGTGAAGCCATAGATCGGCGCCGGAGCTTTGATGGTCAACGGCAGGCCCGCCACCATGAGCGTGACGCGATCGCAGGCGGCGGCGACGCGCTGATTCACGAGGCCGAGCAGATCGCGGAAGCGGAGGCCGTCGGCGCTCTCGGGGTGCACGCCTTCTCCGACCTCGTTGCTGACCAGAGTCAGGTCCCAGGGGCGGCGCGCGATGAGCGCGGCGAGCTCGGCGCCCTCGCCGAGGATCGCCTCGTCGGCATCGCCCCGCAGAAGGCGATTGGCGACCCACAGGGTGAGGCAGTCGACGACGACGGCGTCGATGGCCCGGCCGGCCAGACGGCCGAGTGAGGCCACCAGCGCACAGGGCTCCTCGACGGTGAGCCAGTGGCCGGGGCGCTCGGCTCGGTGACGCGCGATCCGCTGCGCCATCGCGGCGTCGCCCGCCTCGGCGGTCGCCACGAACGCCACCCGCGCGTGGTGGGGCTGGCTGGCGATCGCGAACCGGCTCTTTCCGCTCCGCGCGCCGCCGAGAACGAGATGCGTGGTGCCCACGATCCCCGGTTCCTCCCTCGAAGACCGGTCGAGATGTGCGTGCCCGGGCAGGTCTCCTGGCTCTCGGATCGTCCTACTCCCCACCCCTTCCCGGCCGCGCACGCGACCAGTGGCTTACCGGTGGGTTTC carries:
- the cobU gene encoding bifunctional adenosylcobinamide kinase/adenosylcobinamide-phosphate guanylyltransferase; the protein is MGTTHLVLGGARSGKSRFAIASQPHHARVAFVATAEAGDAAMAQRIARHRAERPGHWLTVEEPCALVASLGRLAGRAIDAVVVDCLTLWVANRLLRGDADEAILGEGAELAALIARRPWDLTLVSNEVGEGVHPESADGLRFRDLLGLVNQRVAAACDRVTLMVAGLPLTIKAPAPIYGFTVQTP